GTGGATCTCCCTGGCCAGCCCGCGTGCCGGCTATCTGAACCGGCTGCTGGGGGAGGGAACACTCGACATCTATGGGCCGGTGGGAATCGCGTTCGTCATGGGCCTGTCGGGGCTTCCGCTCGTGCTGCTCGCGGGAGCCGCCGCGCTCCGGCGAGTCGATCCCGCTCTGGAGGAGGCCGCGCGGGTGTGTGGCGCTTCTCCCGTTCGTGCGCTGCTCGCGGCGACGGTTCCTCTCACGATGCCATCGCTGCTCTCGGGCGCGGTGATGGTGTTCCTCATGGCGGCGTCCGCGTTCGGCGTCCCGTACATCCTCGGCGTGTCCGCGACGCCCCCCACGCGCGTCCTCACCACGCGCATCTTCGAGCTCGTCCTCATGGGCGGGGAGGGGAGCCTCTCTCGTGCCGTGGTGCTGTCCACCGCGCTCCTGGTGCTCACTCCCGTCGCGCTGTGGGCCACCTGGGCACTGGGGCGCTCCGGCCGTGTTCGGCTGAGCGCGGGCAAGGGCGTCTCTCCCCGGCTCTTTCCCCTGGGGCGGGCCCGGCTCCCCATCACCGTCGCGGTGGGCTTGGTGTGCACGCTCCTCGTCCTGCTCCCGCTCGGCGCCGTGGCCCTCACCTCCGTTCAGCGCAGCTTTGGCGCCGCGCTGGCGTGGGAGAGCTTCACGCTCAAGAACTGGTCCGGTGTGCTCCTCGAGCCGCGAACCCTGCACGCCACTGGACGCAGCCTCCTGCTCGCCGCTGGCGCGGGCCTGCTCGTCTGTGGCTTCGGGCTCGCCAGTGCCGTGCTCCAGCGCCACTTCAGGCGCCTCGGGGCTGGCATCGAGGCGCTCGCTGTGTGGCCCTACGCCGTCCCCGGGACGGTGCTCGCCATGGCGCTCCTCATCGTGTTCTCGAGGGACTTGCGGTTCATCCTCCTCGATCGGGTCGCCTTCGTGCTGGTGCTCGCCCACACGCCCTGGCTGCTCCTCATCTCCTATGCGGCGAAGTATCTGGCGCTGGGGACTCGCAACAGCTCTGAGGCGCTGGCGCAGATTGATCCCTCGCTCGCGGAGGCCGCGCGGGTCAGTGGTGCCGGTCCCCTGCGGGCCTTCCTCGACGCGCCCCTGCCGCTGCTCCGGCCCGCTCTCTTCGCCGCGTTCCTCCTGGCCTTCCTGGCTTGCGCCACGGAGATCACCATGTCCGTCCTCCTCGTCCCGGCAGGCTCCCAGGTGCTCGGCACGCTCCTGTTCGAGCTCCAGAGCTACGCGGACCCCGCCGCCGCCGCCGTGCTCGCCTGCGCGTTCGTGGCGCTGGTGCTGGTCGGACAGGCTCTCCTGGCGCTCGCTCGGCGCCGAGCCTTGGAGGTGCGGTGATGGCCGCCATCGTCCTCGAAGGCCTGTTCAAGGCGTTCGGCGCCACGCCCGTGGTTCGCGGCCTCTCCCTCGAGGTGAGTGAGGGGGAACTCGTCTCGCTCCTCGGGCCTTCCGGGTGTGGCAAGACGACGACGCTGCGGATGCTGGCCGGCCTGGAGCATCCGGACTCGGGCGTCATCCGCATTGGCGGTGAGGTGGTGGCGGGCCCCGGCGTCCGTGTTCCTCCCGAGCGGCGCGGACTCGGCATGGTGTTCCAGAGCTATGCCGTCTGGCCGCACCGCTCCGTGGAGGCGAACGTCGCGTATCCCCTCTCGTTGCGCCGCCTGCCGAAGACGCAGATCGCCGAGCGCGTCCGGGAGGCCCTCCGCTGGGTGCGGCTCGAGGCGCTCGCCACCCGGATGCCCCACGAGCTGTCCGGCGGGCAGCTCCAGCGCGTCGCGCTCGCCCGGGCGCTCGTGTCCAGCCCTCGGGTGCTCCTGCTCGATGAGCCGCTGTCGAACCTCGACGCCGCGCTCCGTGAGGAGCTGCGCGCCGAGATCGCCGCCCTGCGCTCCCGTCTGGGCACCACGATGGTCTTCGTCACGCACGATCAGGCGGAGGCGCTCGCGCTCTCGGACCGGATCGCGGTGATGAACCGCGGCGTCATCGAGCAGGTGGACACTCCCGAGCGGTTGTATCGAGAGCCCCGGACGCCCTTCGTCGCCGCCTTCGTGGGCGGAGCCAACGTCTTCGCAGGAGAGGCTCGCCAGGGCGCGTTCCACTGCTCAGGCCGGGAGGTCGTGTTCCCACTGCCGGAGGAGCTGCGCGGCAGCACCGGGCCCGGCACGCTGATGTTCCGCCCGGAAGACGTCGAGCTCGGTACCGAGGGCACGCCGCTCCCGCTCTCCGCGCGCCTGTTCCTCGGCCACGCGGCGGAGTACCGCTTCCCCGTGGGCGACACGCTCCTGCGTGCCGTGGGTCCCTCCATCGAGGCCCGCGCCGGGCAGGTGCTCCAGGTCCGCATCCGCAAGGCGAAGCTGTTCCCCGCCCAGGGCTGAGATCCTCGGCCACGAGCCTGCTCCTGGTGGCACAATGGCGCCCGACGCCCTCCGCGCCTTGTCCTGGGAGCCTGCCATGTCGAATCACCTCGAACAGATCTTCTCCGCCGCGGTCGAGCCCCCGGCCTCCGCTCGCATCCCCGACTTCACAGAGCAGCGCGAGTACCTGATCGACGGAAAGCTCCTGACCTGGCAGGGCGACCTGGCCCCGGTGCGCAGCCCCATCTGCGTGAAGACGGACAAGGGGCTCGAGCAGAAGATCATCGGCTCCACTCCGCTGCTCACCTCCAAGGAGTCCCTGGCCGCGCTCGACGCCGCCGTGCGCGCGTATGACCTTGGTCGCGGCGCCTGGCCCACCATGCGCGTGGCCGAGCGCATCGAGCACGTGGAGCGCTTCATCGCGCGCATGCAGGAGCAGCGGCAGCTCGTCGTGAACCTCCTCATGTGGGAGATCGGCAAGACGCAGAAGGATGCGGAGAAGGAGTTCGACCGCACGCGCGACTACATCGTCGAGACGCTCAACGCCCTCAAGGAGCTGGATCGCAACTCCATCCGCTTCGTCCAGGAGCAGGGCATCATGGGGCAGGTGCGCCGTGTGCCGCTCGGCGTGGCCCTGTGCATGGGCCCCTACAATTACCCCCTCAACGAGACGTTCTCCACGCTCTTCCCCGCCCTCCTCATGGGCAACACCGTCGTCTTCAAGCCGGCCAAGTTCGGCGTGCTCCTCATCCGCCCCCTGCTGGAGGCCTTCCGCGACAGCTTCCCTCCCGGCGTCATCAACATCATCTACGGCCGGGGCCGCGAGACGGTGGGAGCCCTCATGGAGAGCGGCAAGGTGGACGTGTTCGCCTTCATCGGCACCAACCAGGGCGCCAGCGAGCTCAAGAAGATGCACCCCAAGCCGCACCGCCTCAAGGCCGTGCTCGGCCTGGACGCGAAGAACCCGGCCGTCCTCCTGGAGGACGCGGACCTCGACAACGCCGTGAGCGAGTGCGTCACCGGCACGCTGTCCTTCAACGGCCAGCGGTGCACCGCGCTGAAGATCCTCCTGGTGCACCGGAAGATCCTCCAGCCCTTCCTCGAGAAGTTCACCGCCGCCGTCGGCAAGCTCAAGCCCGGCATGCCCTGGGAACCCGGTGTGGCCCTCACGCCGCTGCCGGAGCCGGGCAAGCCCGCGTTCCTCAAGGGGCTCGTCGACGATGCCCTCCAGCACGGAGCCCAGGTGCTCAATCCCCACGGCGGGGAGATCCACGGCTCCTTCTTCTCCCCGGCCATCGTCTCGCCGGTGAACGAGCGCATGCGCCTGTACCACGAGGAGCAGTTCGGCCCGGTCATCCCCATCCTCCCCTTCGATGACGATGAGGAGGCCATCCGCTACGTGGTGAACTCGCAGTTCGGCCAGCAGCTGAGCATCTTCGGCAAGGACTCCAAGCGCATCGCGCGCCTCATCGATGCCAGCGCCAACCAGGTCGGTCGCATCAACCTCAACACCCAGTGCCAGCGCGGGCCCGACACCTTCCCCTTCAACGGACGCAAGGACTCGGCGGAGGGCACGCTCTCGGTCTCGGACGCGCTGCGCGTGTTCTCCATCCGCACGCTCGTCGCGACGAAGACGACGGCCGAGAACAAGGCCATCGTCCACAACATCCTCACCCAGCGCGAGTCCTCGTTCCTCTCGACGGACTACATCTTCTGAGGCACTCGCCGCTCGGCGCTCAGTCCCGGTAGCCCGGGTCGAAGCTCATCGCCGGCTGGCCCGGCAGGCACATCGGCCCGGGCCCGAGCGAGCCGTACCAGGCCGCCGCCATCATCGGCCGTGCACGGTGGCCGGGCCTCTCCGCGGGCTCCAGCTCGCGGGTGGCCGGGTGGGGGGCGAAGAGGCTCTGCTCCTTCACCCAGGCCCCCAGGCGGCTCAGTGCCAGCAGGAACTGGGACTCACGCCGGGGCAGCGGCGGCGCAAACCCCGGAGAAGTGCTCGTGGTGACATGACTCATGGGAGGGTTCCTCGAATCTGCCCAGTGGTTCCAATCGCTTAACGCGGTGCGTTAGCGCCTTCAACCCATTATCGGGCGACAGCCACGTGGGTTTCGTGCTGTCGCGGAAGACGGGTTTTACTGGATTGGGCTGACATCACACCGGCCGGAGGCCTGGCGGGTGAGGTCCTCGGCCACGGTGCGCAGCAGGTTGCGAGTGACGGTGGAGCGCTCGTCCTCCGCGGAGGGGCTCTTGGTGAGCCAGGAGGCCACCTTGCCCAGGCTGGACGCCGTCACCACCTGGAGCCGTACGCTCACCTGCACCACGAAGGCTTCGCCGGGCTCGGGGGGCTCCTCCAGCGTCCAGGCGGTGCGCTCCAGCTCCAGCGTGGTGGTGCTCGCGGGCAGGGGCCGGCCGTCCAGCAGGTACACGCCCTGCGTGAACGAGAGCACCTGGGTGAGCCGCGCGGTGTCCACCTGCTCGTCGAACCACAGCTTGCGGCGGCGCAGCAGCGTCAGCTCCACCTCGAGCCGCCCCGCGAGCCCCAGCCGCAGCAGTCGATCCAGCTCCGTGGGCAGGAAGGACTGTGCCTCGGGACGCACCACCACGCGCCTGCCGCTGAGCGTGGCGGTGCACTGCGCGCGGGGCTCCTCCGCCCAGGCCTCGGGCGCGAGCAGCCCCAGCGTGGCGAGCAGCGCCGCGCGGAGTCCTCGTGCCTGTGTCCCGAGCCGTCCCATGCGCATCAGAAGGGCCGTGTGAAGAGCAGCCGGGCCTCGGGGACCCAGTCCGCGCGGTCGTCCAAGCGCCAGGCCGCGGTCAGCTCCACCTCGTCTCCGAGGTGCAGGCTCGCGCCCAGTCCCAGCTTCGCGTCCGTCCAGCCCTCCTCCTGCCGCACCGAGCCCACGTCCACGAAGGCGCCCAGCGCCTCCCACCGGTACTCGGCGCTGGCGAGCACCGAGGCGTCTCCGCGCAACTCCTTGAAGCCGTAGCCACGCAGCGCGCTCCACCCGCCCAGGCCCTCCAGCTTCTGCAGGGGCAGGTCCTCGCCTCCCGCGGCGCGCAGGCGCAGGCGCAGGGACTCGTCATGTCCGGTGGGCACGTAGAGGACGGTGTCGCTCACCAGCTTCCAGAAGCGCGTGCCCTCGTCGCCTCCCAGGGAAGGATTGCCCACCTCCACCGTGGCGAAGCTCCGCAGCGTGGGCCGTCTGGGCCAGTCGTCCTCATGGGAGAGCAGGGAGAGCTCCGGGCTCCGGAAGAGCGAGCCGAGCTCCTCGCGCTGCGTCCCGTCGCTGGCGTACTCGAGCCGGGCGATGACGGAGGCGAAGCGGCCCTCGGTCGCCGGGGCGTTGGGGAAGGCCGGAGAGTCCCTGCGGAAGAGGGACAGGGGCGGCGAGAGGCTCACCAGGGTGGCGTAGGTGTCCCGGCGGTACTCGCCTCCCAGCAGCCAGTGGCTCCCGAGCCGCCACGTCGCGAAGGCCGCGGCGCCCTTGCGGCGGAAGTAGTCCGCGTCCGGACGGTTGAGCAGCGCCGAGTAGAGGAACGAGTCGATCGCGCCCATCCGCCAGCGATCCAGCGTGTCGGTGAAGTCGTGGAACTGGCCGCCCAGCTCCGCCAGGCCGAGCGAGGGCACCCGGCCCTTGGCTCCCATCAGCCAGTTGAGCCGGCGCTGGCGGCGCGTCTGCTCGGGATCCTCCGGGATGCGCTGGCCGCCCAGGCGCCAGGGAAGGAAGAGGGCCGTCTCCAGCGTCAGGTGCGCGCGGTCTCGCGGATCCCATAGCTGGAGCGCTCCCTCGAGCCCCGGCGCCAGCCCCGTCACCTGCGTGTGCACCGGGAGCAGGTCCAGCTCGAAGTCCGGCCGGCGGGCCCGGACGCCCACCACCACGCGACGGCCTCGCGTGACGAGGCCCGAGCTCGTGCCGTGCTCTCCCCAGTCGTTCCACCACGCCTCGGCGAGCTCCTCCCAGTTGAACTCGGCATGCTCGCGTCGGCGCTTGCTCCGCGGCTCCTGGCGCTCCTGGCGGAGGGTGCGGTAGCGGCGCGTGCCGTCCTCGGCCTTCTCCTCGACGAGCTGGACCTCCTCCGAGGGCCGCTCCACGGTGCTCACCCGGAGGAAGGGCAGCGTCTTCTCCAGGCGCCTCACCGCCTGGGAGGCATCGCTGCGCAGGAAGGTGTCCCCGGGCTGGAGCCCCAGCGCCTCCCGGACGCGCGGCACCATGTCCGCGTCCACGCCCTCCACGTCCACGCCCTCGATGCGGCCCTCGTCCACCTCCACCTCCAGGCGGCCGTCCGGGTGGAGTGTCGCGGCGATGCTGGCCAGCAGGTAGCCGTCGTCGCGCAGCTCATCGAGCGCCCGCTCCAGGGCTGCCTTCAGCCCTCCCGGGATGATGCCGGGCAGCAGCTCGCCTCGCTCGTCGAGCCGGGCGAGCCACTCCCGCGGCGGACGGGGAGGAGGACACAGGGGAGTGACGGGCGTGACGTTCACCGTCAGGCTCCGGTCGGTGATGCGCAGCACCACCTCTTCGTCATCCTCATCCGGAAGCCTTCCGGGTGGCGGCCACGTCCACGTGCGGAACATCTCCTCGCGCAGCTCGCGGGGCGTGACGTCCCGCGGGCCTTGGAAGGAGATGGAGGTGATGAAGGGATGCTCCTCGAGGGCTACCTCCAGCGATGGCGCCGAGCCCTCCGCGAGGCGCAGCGTGGGCGTGATGCGCGCGAAGAGCTCCGTGCGCGCGAGGCGGCGAAGACCTCGGGTGGCTTGCTCCACGGTGAGCGGGCCTGTCTCCGGGAGTCCGGTCAGCGTGCGCACCTGATCGACCGTGAGGCGCTGGAGCCCCTTCCAGTCGAGCCCCGAGAGCGTCTGGATCTGCCCGTCGATGCGGAGCTGGAGCGTGCCGAGCTGCCCCTCCGGCGTGTCGTCGTCGTCACGGCACACCTCGGCAACCGTCGAAGGCCCGGTGGTCGCGGGAGCCTGAGTGCCGGCAGCGGGCTCACCGCTGGTCGTTGGGGAGCTGGTAGGCGTGGGGACCGAGGCCGGGCCCGCATCGGGGCGCTCGGTCTGGGCGCCCGCCACGAGCGAGAGGAGACAGGAGAGAAGGAGTGCGATGCGGTTCATGCCCACCTGGAGAGCACGCGCCGTTCCAGCCGAGGCCGTGCCGTAAGTGCCCGGAAGGACGAGGAGCGAGTGGCTGGACAGATGTCATTTCCACATCGCGATGTCACGGCGTGATGTGAGGGTGACATCGCCCTCATGACACCGGTAGGCCCAGGGCCTTGATGCGGCGGTGGAGGTTGCCCCGGTCCATGCGCAGCAGGCGGGCCGCCGCGGCGATGCTGCCTCCCTCCGCCAGCGCGGCGCGGATGAGGTCCCTCTCGAAGTCCTCCACGTGCTCGCGGTAGCCCTTCTCTCCGAAGGTGAGGGGGCCGGTGCGCGGAGGCTGCGGCGCGGAGCCCTCGAGCGACTCGGAGGTGAGGGTGAGCGGACCCGTGCCGCGCAGCAGGTTCAGGCGCTCGATGTAGTTGCGCAGCTCGCGGACGTTGCCCGGCCAGCGGTACGCGCGCAGAGCCATCTCGGCGCCGGGGGCGACCTCCAGCGCCACGTGCGGCCCGGCGATCTCGGCGGCGAAGGCTCGGGCGAGCGGGAGGAGATCCTCGGGGCGCTCGCGCAGGGGCGGCACCGCGAGCGGCATGACGTTGAGCCGGAAGAAGAGGTCCTGCCGGAAGCGTCCCTCCTTCACCGCGCGGGAGAGGTCCTGGTGCGTGGCCGCGAGGATGCGGACGTCCACGGCGATGGGGGCGGTTCCGCCCAGGCGCTCCACCTCCTTGGTCTCCAGGGCGCGAAGCAGCTTGGCCTGCAGCTCCAGCGGCATGTCGCCCAGCTCG
The DNA window shown above is from Hyalangium gracile and carries:
- a CDS encoding ABC transporter ATP-binding protein; translation: MAAIVLEGLFKAFGATPVVRGLSLEVSEGELVSLLGPSGCGKTTTLRMLAGLEHPDSGVIRIGGEVVAGPGVRVPPERRGLGMVFQSYAVWPHRSVEANVAYPLSLRRLPKTQIAERVREALRWVRLEALATRMPHELSGGQLQRVALARALVSSPRVLLLDEPLSNLDAALREELRAEIAALRSRLGTTMVFVTHDQAEALALSDRIAVMNRGVIEQVDTPERLYREPRTPFVAAFVGGANVFAGEARQGAFHCSGREVVFPLPEELRGSTGPGTLMFRPEDVELGTEGTPLPLSARLFLGHAAEYRFPVGDTLLRAVGPSIEARAGQVLQVRIRKAKLFPAQG
- a CDS encoding BamA/TamA family outer membrane protein, encoding MNRIALLLSCLLSLVAGAQTERPDAGPASVPTPTSSPTTSGEPAAGTQAPATTGPSTVAEVCRDDDDTPEGQLGTLQLRIDGQIQTLSGLDWKGLQRLTVDQVRTLTGLPETGPLTVEQATRGLRRLARTELFARITPTLRLAEGSAPSLEVALEEHPFITSISFQGPRDVTPRELREEMFRTWTWPPPGRLPDEDDEEVVLRITDRSLTVNVTPVTPLCPPPRPPREWLARLDERGELLPGIIPGGLKAALERALDELRDDGYLLASIAATLHPDGRLEVEVDEGRIEGVDVEGVDADMVPRVREALGLQPGDTFLRSDASQAVRRLEKTLPFLRVSTVERPSEEVQLVEEKAEDGTRRYRTLRQERQEPRSKRRREHAEFNWEELAEAWWNDWGEHGTSSGLVTRGRRVVVGVRARRPDFELDLLPVHTQVTGLAPGLEGALQLWDPRDRAHLTLETALFLPWRLGGQRIPEDPEQTRRQRRLNWLMGAKGRVPSLGLAELGGQFHDFTDTLDRWRMGAIDSFLYSALLNRPDADYFRRKGAAAFATWRLGSHWLLGGEYRRDTYATLVSLSPPLSLFRRDSPAFPNAPATEGRFASVIARLEYASDGTQREELGSLFRSPELSLLSHEDDWPRRPTLRSFATVEVGNPSLGGDEGTRFWKLVSDTVLYVPTGHDESLRLRLRAAGGEDLPLQKLEGLGGWSALRGYGFKELRGDASVLASAEYRWEALGAFVDVGSVRQEEGWTDAKLGLGASLHLGDEVELTAAWRLDDRADWVPEARLLFTRPF
- a CDS encoding NADP-dependent glyceraldehyde-3-phosphate dehydrogenase; its protein translation is MSNHLEQIFSAAVEPPASARIPDFTEQREYLIDGKLLTWQGDLAPVRSPICVKTDKGLEQKIIGSTPLLTSKESLAALDAAVRAYDLGRGAWPTMRVAERIEHVERFIARMQEQRQLVVNLLMWEIGKTQKDAEKEFDRTRDYIVETLNALKELDRNSIRFVQEQGIMGQVRRVPLGVALCMGPYNYPLNETFSTLFPALLMGNTVVFKPAKFGVLLIRPLLEAFRDSFPPGVINIIYGRGRETVGALMESGKVDVFAFIGTNQGASELKKMHPKPHRLKAVLGLDAKNPAVLLEDADLDNAVSECVTGTLSFNGQRCTALKILLVHRKILQPFLEKFTAAVGKLKPGMPWEPGVALTPLPEPGKPAFLKGLVDDALQHGAQVLNPHGGEIHGSFFSPAIVSPVNERMRLYHEEQFGPVIPILPFDDDEEAIRYVVNSQFGQQLSIFGKDSKRIARLIDASANQVGRINLNTQCQRGPDTFPFNGRKDSAEGTLSVSDALRVFSIRTLVATKTTAENKAIVHNILTQRESSFLSTDYIF
- a CDS encoding ABC transporter permease, coding for MSVRAHASRWLGLGVWLVPLVFFAIGPVVLLILRSVGSFDSVPLSSLSGEVGAFVNTLSTSLGAALFAFALGTPLSLLLFRTDLPLRGGFAVLFTLPSAIPPFIWGMGWISLASPRAGYLNRLLGEGTLDIYGPVGIAFVMGLSGLPLVLLAGAAALRRVDPALEEAARVCGASPVRALLAATVPLTMPSLLSGAVMVFLMAASAFGVPYILGVSATPPTRVLTTRIFELVLMGGEGSLSRAVVLSTALLVLTPVALWATWALGRSGRVRLSAGKGVSPRLFPLGRARLPITVAVGLVCTLLVLLPLGAVALTSVQRSFGAALAWESFTLKNWSGVLLEPRTLHATGRSLLLAAGAGLLVCGFGLASAVLQRHFRRLGAGIEALAVWPYAVPGTVLAMALLIVFSRDLRFILLDRVAFVLVLAHTPWLLLISYAAKYLALGTRNSSEALAQIDPSLAEAARVSGAGPLRAFLDAPLPLLRPALFAAFLLAFLACATEITMSVLLVPAGSQVLGTLLFELQSYADPAAAAVLACAFVALVLVGQALLALARRRALEVR
- a CDS encoding DUF4390 domain-containing protein, translating into MRMGRLGTQARGLRAALLATLGLLAPEAWAEEPRAQCTATLSGRRVVVRPEAQSFLPTELDRLLRLGLAGRLEVELTLLRRRKLWFDEQVDTARLTQVLSFTQGVYLLDGRPLPASTTTLELERTAWTLEEPPEPGEAFVVQVSVRLQVVTASSLGKVASWLTKSPSAEDERSTVTRNLLRTVAEDLTRQASGRCDVSPIQ